The following proteins come from a genomic window of Metarhizium brunneum chromosome 2, complete sequence:
- the RPL8B gene encoding 60S ribosomal protein eL8: protein MPPKTGKKVAPAPFPQGKAGSKKAPKNPLIEKRPRNYGIGQDIQPKRNLSRMVKWPEYVRLQRQKKILQMRLKVPPALSQFQHVLDRNTAAQAFKLLNKYRPETKVEKKERLLKEATAIKEGKKKEDVSKKPYTVKYGLNHVVGLIENKKASLVLIPNDVDPIELVVFLPSLCKKMGVPYAIVKGKARLGTVVHKKTAAVLALTEVRSEDKTELSKLVSSVKDGFMEKHEQARRQWGGGIMGAKAQMRITKKQKAAEAATKI, encoded by the exons ATG CCCCCCAAGACTGGAAAGAAGGTGGCCCCGGCCCCTTTCCCTCAGGGAAAGGCTGGCTCGAAGAAGGCTCCCAAG AACCCTCTCATCGAGAAGCGCCCCCGCAACTACGGCATCGGCCAGGACATCCAGCCCAAGCGAAACCTCTCCCGCATGGTAAAGTGGCCCGAGTATGTCCGTCTTCAGCGCCAGAAGAAGATCCTCCAGATGCGCCTGAAGGTTCCCCCTGCTCTGTCCCAGTTCCAGCACGTCCTCGACCGCAACACTGCTGCGCAGGCCTTCAAGCTCCTCAACAAGTACCGCCCTGAGACCAAGgtcgagaagaaggagcGTCTCCTGAAGGAGGCTAccgccatcaaggagggcaagaagaaggaggacgTCAGCAAGAAGCCTTACACCGTCAAGTACGGCTTGAACCACGTCGTCGGTCTCATTGAGAACAAGAAGGCTTCCCTGGTCCTCATCCCCAACGATGTTGACCCCATTGAGTTGGTTGTCTTCCTGCCTTCTCTCTGCAAGAAGATGGGCGTCCCCTATGCCATtgtcaagggcaaggccCGTCTCGGCACCGTCGTCCACAAGAAG ACCGCTGCCGTTCTGGCCCTCACCGAGGTCCGATCAGAGGACAAGACCGAGCTTTCCAAGCTCGTCTCTTCCGTCAAGGACGGCTTCATGGAGAAGCACGAGCAGGCTCGCCGACAGTGGGGTGGTGGCATCATGGGCGCCAAGGCCCAGATGCGCATtaccaagaagcagaaggcTGCGGAGGCTGCCACCAAGATTTAA